One window of the Zea mays cultivar B73 chromosome 3, Zm-B73-REFERENCE-NAM-5.0, whole genome shotgun sequence genome contains the following:
- the LOC103651638 gene encoding ABC transporter B family member 11 isoform X2: protein MNFVYLAIGAGLASTFQVSCWIITGERQAARIRALYLKAILRQDIAFFDMEMSTGQVVERMAGDTFLIQDAIGEKVGKSIQLLSTFIGGFIIAFVKGWLLALVMLSSIPPIAIAGAIVSRLMTRLSTRMQAKYGDAGNVVEQMLGAIRTVVSFNGEKQAIRTYNKFIRKAYESALQEGAVNGLGLGSVMAVLFCSYGLAVWYGSRLIVERGYNGGMVISVIMAVMIGAMSLGQATPSVTAFAEGQGAAYRMFKTIERKPDIDIYDTTGVILEDIKGDIELKDVYFSYPTRSEHLVFDGFSLQVPNGTTMALVGESGSGKSTVISLVERFYDPRAGQVLIDGVDIRRMHLGWIRGKIGLVSQEPVLFSTTIRENIAYGMENSTLEEIKRATELANAAKFIDKLPNGLDTLVGERGTQLSGGQKQRIAIARAIVKNPRILLLDEATSALDMESERVVQEALNRVMLERTTIIVAHRLSTVKNADVISVLQHGKVVEQGSHVELMKKIPEGAYSQLIHLQETRQGAEFSSVDPDIVLTNGIGSRSINSKPRSQSISRRSTSKGSSSFGHSGRHSFPAPLGLPDPMELNGSPDVEETVDKTSRAPKKAPLGRLLYLNKPEALVLALGSITAAMHGVIFPIYGTLISTAIKVFYEPPAELLKDSRFWASMFVALGACAFVLIPVEYFLFGLAGGKLVERVRSLTFQSLMRQEISWFDEPEHSSGSIGARLSTDAMNVKRLVGDNLALNVQTLSTVISGFTIATVANWKLALIITVVVPFVGFQGYAQMKFLKGLNRNAKLKYEEASQVATDAVGGIRTVASFSGEKKAVDAYERKCESPIKQGIREGVVGGLGFGFSFLAFYLTYALCFYVGAKFVEQGTATFPQVFRVFFVLVLATSGISRTSAVGADSTKANDAAASVLEILDRKSKIDYSCEEGITIAGVSVRGEIDFQNVCFKYPLRPNVQIFKDLSLSIPSGKTVALVGESGSGKSTAIALLERFYDPDSGKVLFDGVELRALRVSWLRQQVGLVSQEPVLFNDTIRANIAYGKQGEASEEEIVAAAGAANAHQFVSALPDGYSTLVGERGIQLSGGQKQRVAIARAVVKDPKVLLLDEATSALDAESERVVQEALDQAVVGRTTVVVAHRLSTVRGADVIAVLKNGAVAEKGRHEDLMRVKGGTYASLVELSSTSS, encoded by the exons ATGAACTTCGTTTATCTTGCCATTGGAGCCGGGCTTGCTTCAACATTTC AGGTATCATGTTGGATAATTACCGGAGAAAGACAAGCAGCACGAATCAGAGCCTTGTATCTCAAGGCAATTCTAAGACAGGATATTGCATTCTTTGACATGGAAATGAGCACTGGGCAAGTGGTTGAGAGGATGGCAGGGGATACATTCCTAATTCAAGATGCCATCGGAGAAAAG GTTGGGAAGTCCATACAACTTCTTTCTACTTTTATTGGTGGCTTTATTATTGCATTTGTAAAAGGATGGCTCTTGGCCCTTGTTATGCTCTCAAGCATTCCTCCAATCGCCATCGCTGGTGCGATTGTGTCAAGGCTGATGACAAGACTCTCCACTCGCATGCAAGCAAAATATGGTGATGCTGGGAATGTTGTCGAACAGATGCTTGGAGCTATTAGAACG GTTGTGTCGTTCAATGGTGAGAAGCAGGCTATAAGAACATATAACAAGTTCATACGAAAAGCATATGAATCTGCTCTACAAGAAGGTGCTGTAAATGGACTTGGACTAGGTTCCGTAATGGCAGTCTTGTTTTGCAGCTATGGCTTGGCCGTTTGGTATGGATCTAGACTGATAGTTGAGCGAGGATACAATGGTGGCATGGTTATCTCTGTCATAATGGCTGTCATGATTGGCGCAAT GTCCTTAGGTCAGGCAACACCATCAGTAACAGCTTTTGCTGAAGGTCAAGGAGCAGCATATAGAATGTTCAAGACAATTGAACGGAAACCAGATATTGATATATATGATACCACAGGTGTCATATTGGAGGACATAAAGGGTGACATTGAACTGAAGGATGTGTACTTCAGCTATCCTACTAGGTCTGAACATTTGGTATTTGATGGATTCTCGCTGCAAGTACCAAATGGCACAACTATGGCCCTAGTGGGGGAGAGTGGCAGTGGGAAGTCCACCGTGATCAGTTTGGTGGAGAGATTCTACGACCCACGGGCTGGACAAGTTTTGATCGACGGAGTTGACATTAGAAGGATGCACCTTGGATGGATAAGAGGAAAAATTGGTCTCGTCAGTCAAGAACCAGTGTTGTTCTCAACTACAATCAGGGAAAACATTGCCTATGGAATGGAAAATTCAACACTTGAAGAGATCAAGAGAGCAACTGAGCTTGCAAATGCTGCTAAATTCATCGATAAGTTACCAAAT GGTCTTGACACATTGGTTGGGGAACGTGGAACTCAACTGTCTGGAGGACAGAAGCAGAGAATAGCAATTGCTAGAGCAATCGTAAAGAACCCTAGGATCTTACTACTTGATGAAGCAACTAGCGCATTGGATATGGAATCTGAGAGGGTGGTTCAAGAAGCTCTGAATAGGGTCATGCTAGAAAGGACTACGATTATCGTTGCTCATCGCCTAAGCACAGTGAAAAATGCTGATGTGATATCTGTCCTACAACACGGGAAGGTGGTTGAACAAG GCTCACATGTAGAACTGATGAAGAAGATACCTGAAGGTGCTTACTCTCAGCTGATACATCTACAAGAGACACGCCAAGGGGCAGAATTTTCAAGCGTTGACCCTGATATTGTACTAACAAATGGTATTGGCTCTAGGTCTATTAATAGCAAACCAAGAAGCCAAAGTATCTCCAGGAGATCAACTAGTAAAGGATCTTCCTCGTTTGGGCACAGTGGTAGGCACTCCTTCCCTGCTCCACTTGGTCTACCTGATCCTATGGAACTCAATGGATCTCCAGATGTGGAAGAGACTGTTGACAAAACGAGCAGAGCTCCAAAGAAAGCTCCACTTGGCAGACTCTTGTATCTAAACAAACCAGAAGCTCTTGTCCTTGCACTTGGTTCTATAACTGCTGCGATGCATGGCGTTATTTTCCCAATATATGGCACATTGATCTCCACCGCAATAAAGGTGTTCTATGAGCCACCTGCAGAACTACTGAAGGACTCGAGGTTCTGGGCAAGCATGTTCGTTGCGTTGGGTGCTTGTGCATTTGTTCTGATTCCAGTAGAGTATTTCCTATTCGGATTAGCTGGTGGGAAGCTTGTGGAGCGCGTACGATCACTGACATTCCAAAGTTTAATGCGCCAAGAGATTAGCTGGTTTGATGAACCTGAACACTCAAG TGGATCAATTGGTGCAAGACTATCAACCGATGCCATGAACGTTAAGCGGCTTGTTGGGGACAATTTAGCACTCAATGTGCAGACTTTATCAACTGTCATATCAGGCTTCACAATAGCAACAGTTGCAAACTGGAAGCTGGCACTGATCATCACTGTGGTGGTTCCCTTTGTGGGTTTCCAAGGCTATGCTCAGATGAAGTTCCTTAAAGGTCTCAACAGAAACGCGAAG CTCAAGTATGAGGAAGCAAGCCAAGTGGCCACTGACGCGGTCGGCGGCATCAGAACCGTAGCGTCGTTTTCTGGCGAGAAGAAAGCGGTGGACGCCTACGAGAGGAAATGTGAGTCTCCGATAAAGCAAGGGATCAGGGAAGGTGTCGTTGGTGGCCTGGGGTTCGGGTTCTCGTTCCTGGCATTCTACCTCACGTATGCTCTGTGCTTCTATGTCGGTGCCAAGTTCGTTGAGCAAGGGACGGCGACGTTTCCTCAGGTGTTCAGG GTCTTCTTTGTATTGGTTCTAGCCACCAGTGGGATCTCGCGAACAAGCGCAGTTGGCGCGGATAGCACCAAGGCCAATGATGCGGCCGCGTCTGTCTTGGAAATCCTCGATCGAAAGTCTAAGATCGACTACAGCTGCGAGGAGGGCATCACCATCGCAGGCGTGAGCGTCAGGGGGGAGATCGACTTCCAGAACGTGTGCTTCAAGTATCCGCTACGGCCAAATGTTCAGATCTTCAAGGATCTGTCACTAAGCATTCCTTCTGGAAAG ACTGTTGCACTGGTCGGGGAGAGCGGCAGCGGGAAGTCCACCGCGATCGCACTGCTCGAAAGGTTCTACGATCCAGACTCGGGTAAGGTCCTCTTCGACGGCGTGGAGCTCCGAGCCCTCAGAGTCAGCTGGCTCCGGCAGCAGGTCGGGCTGGTCTCGCAAGAGCCAGTGCTGTTCAACGACACCATCCGCGCCAACATAGCCTACGGGAAGCAGGGGGAGGCGTCGGAAGAGGAGAtcgtcgccgctgccggagcAGCCAACGCGCACCAGTTCGTATCGGCTCTGCCCGACGGGTACAGCACCCTTGTCGGCGAGAGAGGCATCCAGCTGTCCGGTGGCCAGAAGCAGCGCGTCGCCATCGCCAGGGCCGTCGTCAAGGACCCCAAGGTGCTCCTGCTGGACGAGGCGACCAGCGCGCTGGATGCCGAGTCGGAGCGGGTCGTGCAGGAGGCGCTGGACCAGGCGGTGGTCGGTAGGACCACGGTGGTGGTAGCGCATCGCCTGTCCACCGTCAGAGGCGCGGACGTCATCGCTGTCCTCAAGAACGGGGCAGTCGCCGAGAAAGGCAGGCATGAAGACCTGATGCGGGTGAAGGGTGGAACCTATGCTTCGCTTGTTGAGCTAAGCTCTACTTCTTCGTGA
- the LOC103651638 gene encoding ABC transporter B family member 11 isoform X1, with protein sequence MTGDDRRERTEASAGGRDDDAGDGGGGGSAGREISSKPAVVGRVPLYRLFAFADRTDAVLMAVGAVAAVANGMAQPLMTFIFGDVIDAFGSSASPDDVLHRVVKVIMNFVYLAIGAGLASTFQVSCWIITGERQAARIRALYLKAILRQDIAFFDMEMSTGQVVERMAGDTFLIQDAIGEKVGKSIQLLSTFIGGFIIAFVKGWLLALVMLSSIPPIAIAGAIVSRLMTRLSTRMQAKYGDAGNVVEQMLGAIRTVVSFNGEKQAIRTYNKFIRKAYESALQEGAVNGLGLGSVMAVLFCSYGLAVWYGSRLIVERGYNGGMVISVIMAVMIGAMSLGQATPSVTAFAEGQGAAYRMFKTIERKPDIDIYDTTGVILEDIKGDIELKDVYFSYPTRSEHLVFDGFSLQVPNGTTMALVGESGSGKSTVISLVERFYDPRAGQVLIDGVDIRRMHLGWIRGKIGLVSQEPVLFSTTIRENIAYGMENSTLEEIKRATELANAAKFIDKLPNGLDTLVGERGTQLSGGQKQRIAIARAIVKNPRILLLDEATSALDMESERVVQEALNRVMLERTTIIVAHRLSTVKNADVISVLQHGKVVEQGSHVELMKKIPEGAYSQLIHLQETRQGAEFSSVDPDIVLTNGIGSRSINSKPRSQSISRRSTSKGSSSFGHSGRHSFPAPLGLPDPMELNGSPDVEETVDKTSRAPKKAPLGRLLYLNKPEALVLALGSITAAMHGVIFPIYGTLISTAIKVFYEPPAELLKDSRFWASMFVALGACAFVLIPVEYFLFGLAGGKLVERVRSLTFQSLMRQEISWFDEPEHSSGSIGARLSTDAMNVKRLVGDNLALNVQTLSTVISGFTIATVANWKLALIITVVVPFVGFQGYAQMKFLKGLNRNAKLKYEEASQVATDAVGGIRTVASFSGEKKAVDAYERKCESPIKQGIREGVVGGLGFGFSFLAFYLTYALCFYVGAKFVEQGTATFPQVFRVFFVLVLATSGISRTSAVGADSTKANDAAASVLEILDRKSKIDYSCEEGITIAGVSVRGEIDFQNVCFKYPLRPNVQIFKDLSLSIPSGKTVALVGESGSGKSTAIALLERFYDPDSGKVLFDGVELRALRVSWLRQQVGLVSQEPVLFNDTIRANIAYGKQGEASEEEIVAAAGAANAHQFVSALPDGYSTLVGERGIQLSGGQKQRVAIARAVVKDPKVLLLDEATSALDAESERVVQEALDQAVVGRTTVVVAHRLSTVRGADVIAVLKNGAVAEKGRHEDLMRVKGGTYASLVELSSTSS encoded by the exons GTGATAATGAACTTCGTTTATCTTGCCATTGGAGCCGGGCTTGCTTCAACATTTC AGGTATCATGTTGGATAATTACCGGAGAAAGACAAGCAGCACGAATCAGAGCCTTGTATCTCAAGGCAATTCTAAGACAGGATATTGCATTCTTTGACATGGAAATGAGCACTGGGCAAGTGGTTGAGAGGATGGCAGGGGATACATTCCTAATTCAAGATGCCATCGGAGAAAAG GTTGGGAAGTCCATACAACTTCTTTCTACTTTTATTGGTGGCTTTATTATTGCATTTGTAAAAGGATGGCTCTTGGCCCTTGTTATGCTCTCAAGCATTCCTCCAATCGCCATCGCTGGTGCGATTGTGTCAAGGCTGATGACAAGACTCTCCACTCGCATGCAAGCAAAATATGGTGATGCTGGGAATGTTGTCGAACAGATGCTTGGAGCTATTAGAACG GTTGTGTCGTTCAATGGTGAGAAGCAGGCTATAAGAACATATAACAAGTTCATACGAAAAGCATATGAATCTGCTCTACAAGAAGGTGCTGTAAATGGACTTGGACTAGGTTCCGTAATGGCAGTCTTGTTTTGCAGCTATGGCTTGGCCGTTTGGTATGGATCTAGACTGATAGTTGAGCGAGGATACAATGGTGGCATGGTTATCTCTGTCATAATGGCTGTCATGATTGGCGCAAT GTCCTTAGGTCAGGCAACACCATCAGTAACAGCTTTTGCTGAAGGTCAAGGAGCAGCATATAGAATGTTCAAGACAATTGAACGGAAACCAGATATTGATATATATGATACCACAGGTGTCATATTGGAGGACATAAAGGGTGACATTGAACTGAAGGATGTGTACTTCAGCTATCCTACTAGGTCTGAACATTTGGTATTTGATGGATTCTCGCTGCAAGTACCAAATGGCACAACTATGGCCCTAGTGGGGGAGAGTGGCAGTGGGAAGTCCACCGTGATCAGTTTGGTGGAGAGATTCTACGACCCACGGGCTGGACAAGTTTTGATCGACGGAGTTGACATTAGAAGGATGCACCTTGGATGGATAAGAGGAAAAATTGGTCTCGTCAGTCAAGAACCAGTGTTGTTCTCAACTACAATCAGGGAAAACATTGCCTATGGAATGGAAAATTCAACACTTGAAGAGATCAAGAGAGCAACTGAGCTTGCAAATGCTGCTAAATTCATCGATAAGTTACCAAAT GGTCTTGACACATTGGTTGGGGAACGTGGAACTCAACTGTCTGGAGGACAGAAGCAGAGAATAGCAATTGCTAGAGCAATCGTAAAGAACCCTAGGATCTTACTACTTGATGAAGCAACTAGCGCATTGGATATGGAATCTGAGAGGGTGGTTCAAGAAGCTCTGAATAGGGTCATGCTAGAAAGGACTACGATTATCGTTGCTCATCGCCTAAGCACAGTGAAAAATGCTGATGTGATATCTGTCCTACAACACGGGAAGGTGGTTGAACAAG GCTCACATGTAGAACTGATGAAGAAGATACCTGAAGGTGCTTACTCTCAGCTGATACATCTACAAGAGACACGCCAAGGGGCAGAATTTTCAAGCGTTGACCCTGATATTGTACTAACAAATGGTATTGGCTCTAGGTCTATTAATAGCAAACCAAGAAGCCAAAGTATCTCCAGGAGATCAACTAGTAAAGGATCTTCCTCGTTTGGGCACAGTGGTAGGCACTCCTTCCCTGCTCCACTTGGTCTACCTGATCCTATGGAACTCAATGGATCTCCAGATGTGGAAGAGACTGTTGACAAAACGAGCAGAGCTCCAAAGAAAGCTCCACTTGGCAGACTCTTGTATCTAAACAAACCAGAAGCTCTTGTCCTTGCACTTGGTTCTATAACTGCTGCGATGCATGGCGTTATTTTCCCAATATATGGCACATTGATCTCCACCGCAATAAAGGTGTTCTATGAGCCACCTGCAGAACTACTGAAGGACTCGAGGTTCTGGGCAAGCATGTTCGTTGCGTTGGGTGCTTGTGCATTTGTTCTGATTCCAGTAGAGTATTTCCTATTCGGATTAGCTGGTGGGAAGCTTGTGGAGCGCGTACGATCACTGACATTCCAAAGTTTAATGCGCCAAGAGATTAGCTGGTTTGATGAACCTGAACACTCAAG TGGATCAATTGGTGCAAGACTATCAACCGATGCCATGAACGTTAAGCGGCTTGTTGGGGACAATTTAGCACTCAATGTGCAGACTTTATCAACTGTCATATCAGGCTTCACAATAGCAACAGTTGCAAACTGGAAGCTGGCACTGATCATCACTGTGGTGGTTCCCTTTGTGGGTTTCCAAGGCTATGCTCAGATGAAGTTCCTTAAAGGTCTCAACAGAAACGCGAAG CTCAAGTATGAGGAAGCAAGCCAAGTGGCCACTGACGCGGTCGGCGGCATCAGAACCGTAGCGTCGTTTTCTGGCGAGAAGAAAGCGGTGGACGCCTACGAGAGGAAATGTGAGTCTCCGATAAAGCAAGGGATCAGGGAAGGTGTCGTTGGTGGCCTGGGGTTCGGGTTCTCGTTCCTGGCATTCTACCTCACGTATGCTCTGTGCTTCTATGTCGGTGCCAAGTTCGTTGAGCAAGGGACGGCGACGTTTCCTCAGGTGTTCAGG GTCTTCTTTGTATTGGTTCTAGCCACCAGTGGGATCTCGCGAACAAGCGCAGTTGGCGCGGATAGCACCAAGGCCAATGATGCGGCCGCGTCTGTCTTGGAAATCCTCGATCGAAAGTCTAAGATCGACTACAGCTGCGAGGAGGGCATCACCATCGCAGGCGTGAGCGTCAGGGGGGAGATCGACTTCCAGAACGTGTGCTTCAAGTATCCGCTACGGCCAAATGTTCAGATCTTCAAGGATCTGTCACTAAGCATTCCTTCTGGAAAG ACTGTTGCACTGGTCGGGGAGAGCGGCAGCGGGAAGTCCACCGCGATCGCACTGCTCGAAAGGTTCTACGATCCAGACTCGGGTAAGGTCCTCTTCGACGGCGTGGAGCTCCGAGCCCTCAGAGTCAGCTGGCTCCGGCAGCAGGTCGGGCTGGTCTCGCAAGAGCCAGTGCTGTTCAACGACACCATCCGCGCCAACATAGCCTACGGGAAGCAGGGGGAGGCGTCGGAAGAGGAGAtcgtcgccgctgccggagcAGCCAACGCGCACCAGTTCGTATCGGCTCTGCCCGACGGGTACAGCACCCTTGTCGGCGAGAGAGGCATCCAGCTGTCCGGTGGCCAGAAGCAGCGCGTCGCCATCGCCAGGGCCGTCGTCAAGGACCCCAAGGTGCTCCTGCTGGACGAGGCGACCAGCGCGCTGGATGCCGAGTCGGAGCGGGTCGTGCAGGAGGCGCTGGACCAGGCGGTGGTCGGTAGGACCACGGTGGTGGTAGCGCATCGCCTGTCCACCGTCAGAGGCGCGGACGTCATCGCTGTCCTCAAGAACGGGGCAGTCGCCGAGAAAGGCAGGCATGAAGACCTGATGCGGGTGAAGGGTGGAACCTATGCTTCGCTTGTTGAGCTAAGCTCTACTTCTTCGTGA